CAACAGGTAATTACGCCGATTCGCTCGGCCTCGCGGATTGCACAGCGCTTGGCGGCGGGTCACTTGAAGGAGCGCATGGCCGTTGATAGCGATGATGAGATGGGCCGCTTGGCCGCGTCCTTCAATAACATGGCCGATAAGCTTTCCTCCCAGATTGCGCAGTTGGAGGAGTACGGCGATTTGCAGCGGCAGTTTACTTCCGACGTCTCCCATGAGCTGCGCACCCCATTGACTACCGTGCGCATGGCCGCGGACATGATTGAGGCGGAAAGCGATAGCCTGCCGTACGGCGCGCAGCGCGCTTCCCGCTTAATGTCGAGCGAGCTCGACCGCTTCGAGGAATTGCTCGCGGACTTGCTGGAGATTTCGCGCCACGATGCTGGCGTGGCGGATCTATCCACGGCAGCCATTGATCTGCGCTCCTGTGTGGAGGCGGCCTACGGGCAGGTGGAGCATTTGGCCCGCGAGCTCGATGTGGAGGTCCAGCTCAACCTGCCGGAGGAGCGCATCGGAGTCGAGGCCGATTCCCGCCGCCTCGAGCGCATCTTGCGCAACCTTTTGGCCAATGCCATCGACCACTCGGAAGGCAATCCGGTGGCAGTAGACGTTGCTGCGACGGACACTGCGGTGGGCGTTACCGTTACGGACCATGGAGTAGGCCTAAAGCCAGGCCAAGAAGAGCTGGTATTCAACCGCTTCTGGCGTGCTGATTCGTCCCGCAAACGCCATTCCGGCGGCACCGGCTTGGGCCTGGCTATCGCCCGCGAGGACGCCGTCTTGCATGGCGGCACGCTAGATGCCACCGGCTATGAGGGATTTGGTTCTCGCTTCCGCCTCATTATTCCGCGGACCCCGAATACCGAGGTGGGCGAGGCCCCCATCGCTGTGGAGATTCCCGGCGCACCCGTCACCAGCACTGCGGACGGTAGCGAGCTGGCAGAACCCGAAGCTGAAGCTCCAGAAGCACAGGATACTGGCGCCGCCGCGCCGGATGCCGGGCCTGCCTCTGCAACGCCGGCCATTTCCTCGGGCATGAGCTCGCCGCACGTCGACAAGAGCGAAAAGGGCACCGATGGCGAGGCGGAGGGCGATGGCATCCTCTGGCCTTCGGAACGCGAACTTAACCGCGGCGCGGCCGCCCCAGACAGGCGCGCCTATAAGGCCCCGGACTTTGAGGGTAGGAGGAAGTAAGCGTGTTGAGAGCGAACTATCGCAAGACCGCGGTTGTCGGCACCGCAGCGGCCGTGCTTTTCGTCAGCGGTTGTTCCACGCTGCCGAATAACACCGGCCCGCAAGTAGTCGGTACCTACCAACAGCAAGAGGACGGCCCTGAAGAAGTCATTGCACCGCAACCGGGCGATGATCCTGACTTGACGTTGCGCGATTTCTACCAGGCTTCCGCCGTGCCGGGAAACGACCATGAGGTCGCGCGCGGCTTTTTGACGGATAACGCCCGGGAAGCCTGGGACGCCAGCGGTGACGTGATGGTGGTCGATAGCCTGGACATTGTTACCGCGCCCGCTAGTAAGCAAAGCTCGAGGGATAATGAGCGCGCCTTTACGGTGCGCGGCACCATCATCGGCCGCCTGAAATCCGGCGGTGCGTATGTGCCGGAAAATGAGGGCTACGAGGCCGTCATCTACATGAAGATGCAAGACGATAGGTGGCGCGTCGATGGCTTGCCGGCCGGAGTAGTAATGGAGCGCAATGAAATGCGCAATCACTACACCCCGCAATCGCTGTACTTCTTTAAGCAGAGCAACGACGTGCTGGTTCCAGACCGCCGCTGGCTGTACAAGGGCGGTGAACAATCGGAGTCGACGCTCATCACGCTGTTGATGGAGGGGCCTTCAGCCAGCATTGCGCCCGCTACCCGTCGCGCGGCGGGGGAGAATGTCACTTTCGCCGGCTATGACCGCGAACAAGGCTACCAATTCGAGGGCCTTGCTGATTTGGACTCCCATGATCGCACGCTTTTTGCGGCCCAGTTGGTGTGGACGCTCACGGAAGCCGGCCATCCCGGCCCCTTCAAGGTCAAGGCCGATGGTGGTGACCTAGTAGAGGGCATGGATAGCCTGAGCGTGGATGACTTCGCGGACTATAACCCGGAGGAAAGCAGCACCTCACTGTCCAAGCTCTATGCCCTTAATGAGGGCAACCTGCTGGAGGTGGACGATGGCGTGGCCGAGCCGGTCAAGTCCACGCTGGGCAGCAGCGGCGACGTGCAATCCGTAGATGTTGCCGATAGCGGCCTCGTTGCGGCCGTGCGCCGCAAGTCTAATAGTGACTTCTCGTTGCAGATTGGTGAGCTTGACGGCCAGCTACAGGATTCGGTGGATGGCCCCACGTTGGCACGACCGACCTTCGAATACAACGGGCAAGCCGCCTGGACCGTGGTTGATGGCGATCGCATTGTGCGCGTGGTGCGCTCCAAGACCACGGGCCGCATCTCCGAATCCGAGGTGGATGCCCGCAGCATCGACGATATAGAGGGCGAAATCTCCGTTATCCGCTTGTCCCATAGCGGTGCGCGCGTGGCCATGATTATTGATGGCCACGTGTACATCGCGGCCGTTGCCCAATCCAGCAGCGGCGATAAGCGCATCGTCAATGCCCGCGAGGTAGGCCCCGAAGTATCCGGCTCAGCCCTTTCGCTGGATTGGAATGCGGATGGCTCGCTCATCGTAGGTACTTCCTCGAGCCAGTCGCCCGTATGGCGCATCGAGCAGGATGGTTCCTCGGCCTCGACCATGCCTACCGGCAATATCACCGCCCCCGTGGTGGCCGTGGCAACCTCGCCCACCAAGCTCTTCATTACTGATTCGCACGCAATGCTGGAGCTTCCTTCCACCGTCATGGACGAAACCAATTGGCGCGAGATCTCCGGCCTGCAGGGTCGGCGTTCTTCCCCTATCGTTTCTAATTAGCCGCCAGAGGGCCTGCGCGGCTGGGGAGATGCAAGTATGGGCTTGGGGGAGCTTATTTTTCCGCGTGCGTGCGCTGGGTGCGGCGCGCCGGGTGAGGTCTTGTGCCCACAGTGCCGCTATCACTTGCGGCAGCCGCCCTACATGGTGGCGCGACGCCGGCCGCTGGGCGCGCCTGTCTATGCTCTCGGCCCCTATTCCGATATTCGCCGCCGCATCATCATTGGCATGAAGGAGCGTGGCAATCGGCCGGTGCGCGAGTATGTGGGGGCCGTCTTCGCGGCCGGGCTGGCTCATTTGAGCGCCCGCGGCGATATCCCGCGCGAGTACACCCTCGTTCCCGCGCCTACTCGGCCGCGTTCGGCGCGGGAACGCGGCGGAGATCCGGTGTCCGCTGTGTGTCACGCCGCGGCGCAGCACCAGCGCGTGGGCGTGTGCGCGGCGCTTACTATGGGCCAGTCCACCGCGGACCAGTCCGAGCTCAACGCCCAGGATAGGTGGGCCAATCTCCAGGGCCGAGTCCGCGTGCGCGTGCCTATTGCTCAGGCGCCTGCGCTGCTTGCCGACGACGTCATTACCACCGGCGCCACCCTCGCCGCCAGCATCGCCGCCCTGCAGGCCACGGGTGTAGCAGTCTGTGGGGCATTGGTCTTTGCGGATGCCTAGATAGGGGTGGCGCCTACCCTCGAGGTAGGGGAGTTGCTAAAAAATCTCCCGCAAAGGTCATAACCAGTGCTATCATGAGGAGTGTCACAGGGAGATAGTTACTGTGATTGATTCTAGTCCCCACTATTCAAGGGAGGCATCTCAATGTCCCGGCCAAACAAAGCTCAGGTAACGATTACGGGCCGCAATGTCGAGGTCCCCGAGCACTTCCAAGAGCGAGTTAATGACAAGCTGGCCAAGATTGAACGCCTTGACCCCACCCTGACCTTCTTCCACGTGGAGCTACAGCACGAACCAAACCCACGCCGTGACTCCGAAGCGGAGCGTCTTCAGATCACCGCTACCGGCAAGGGTCACATTGCCCGCGCTGAAGCCAAGGAAGATTCCTTCTACGCAGCGCTCGAAACCGCCTTGGGCAAGATGGAGCGTTCCCTGCGCAAGGTGAAGGTGCGCCGCGAAAACGTCAAGGGCGGTCACCGTGCACAAAAGGGTACCGGCGAGATTGCCGCTGAGATGGTGGCCCAAGCTGAAGCGGAGCGCGCCAAGGAAGAGCGCTACGTTGACCCCTATGCTGAGACCGTGGAGGACGTTCGCCCCGGCCAGATCGTGCGTACCAAGGAGCACCCGGCTACCCCGATGAGCGTGGATGATGCCTTGAGCGAGATGGAGCTGGTGGGCCACGACTTCTTCCTCTTTGTCAACGAGGAGAACAATAAGCCGTCCGTGGTCTACCGCCGCCACGCCTACGACTACGGCATTATCTCCCTGTCGGAAGACGCTGGAGCTTAAAGGAGCTCATACATCTCTTAGCTAACGACCCTGCTGCGAGTATGCAGCGGGGTCGAATGTGTGGTTAGGGGAGGGGCGTCGGCAAGCAGGTTGCGGGGGATATACAGGCTGAACGGAGGCTGTCCGCCTGCCCTTTGTGCTAGGCGGGAGATGCTTTGTGAAAGCGAGTGAGTACAATAGCGACGAGTTAACTTTATTGTCGCGACTAGAAGGACTAACTAACCGTGTTTGGACTTTCCAAGCTGCTGCGCGCGGGCGAGGGCCGTACGGTCAAGCGCCTGGGCAAAATGGCAGACGATGTAATTGCCCTTGAGGATAAGTACGCGGAGCTTTCGGACGACGAGCTTAAGGCGAAGACCGACGAGTTCAAGACTCGCCTGCGAGACGGCGAAGAGATGAATGACATCTTGCTCGAGGCCTTTGCCACCGTCCGTGAGGCTGCCTGGCGCGTCCTCGATCAGAAGCACTACCGCGTG
This genomic stretch from Corynebacterium tuberculostearicum harbors:
- the hpf gene encoding ribosome hibernation-promoting factor, HPF/YfiA family; protein product: MSRPNKAQVTITGRNVEVPEHFQERVNDKLAKIERLDPTLTFFHVELQHEPNPRRDSEAERLQITATGKGHIARAEAKEDSFYAALETALGKMERSLRKVKVRRENVKGGHRAQKGTGEIAAEMVAQAEAERAKEERYVDPYAETVEDVRPGQIVRTKEHPATPMSVDDALSEMELVGHDFFLFVNEENNKPSVVYRRHAYDYGIISLSEDAGA
- a CDS encoding ComF family protein, giving the protein MVARRRPLGAPVYALGPYSDIRRRIIIGMKERGNRPVREYVGAVFAAGLAHLSARGDIPREYTLVPAPTRPRSARERGGDPVSAVCHAAAQHQRVGVCAALTMGQSTADQSELNAQDRWANLQGRVRVRVPIAQAPALLADDVITTGATLAASIAALQATGVAVCGALVFADA
- the lpqB gene encoding MtrAB system accessory lipoprotein LpqB, whose translation is MLRANYRKTAVVGTAAAVLFVSGCSTLPNNTGPQVVGTYQQQEDGPEEVIAPQPGDDPDLTLRDFYQASAVPGNDHEVARGFLTDNAREAWDASGDVMVVDSLDIVTAPASKQSSRDNERAFTVRGTIIGRLKSGGAYVPENEGYEAVIYMKMQDDRWRVDGLPAGVVMERNEMRNHYTPQSLYFFKQSNDVLVPDRRWLYKGGEQSESTLITLLMEGPSASIAPATRRAAGENVTFAGYDREQGYQFEGLADLDSHDRTLFAAQLVWTLTEAGHPGPFKVKADGGDLVEGMDSLSVDDFADYNPEESSTSLSKLYALNEGNLLEVDDGVAEPVKSTLGSSGDVQSVDVADSGLVAAVRRKSNSDFSLQIGELDGQLQDSVDGPTLARPTFEYNGQAAWTVVDGDRIVRVVRSKTTGRISESEVDARSIDDIEGEISVIRLSHSGARVAMIIDGHVYIAAVAQSSSGDKRIVNAREVGPEVSGSALSLDWNADGSLIVGTSSSQSPVWRIEQDGSSASTMPTGNITAPVVAVATSPTKLFITDSHAMLELPSTVMDETNWREISGLQGRRSSPIVSN
- the mtrB gene encoding MtrAB system histidine kinase MtrB codes for the protein MQARVIGMILVASSVVMIILAYALVSVLTQRMVSQKEDVAQQELERARTAVEQQIDATSSANSVQVRINSARAALGQLSAQQGDAQAVYEPVIVVENQDGSVTTSPEDFPVPDQLREMVDKGQIAQQYFPAPRENGDHYNALLVGTPTDTDIPHTQVYLALSMESEESTMALMRGLLSAAGVVVVVLLVGIAWLATQQVITPIRSASRIAQRLAAGHLKERMAVDSDDEMGRLAASFNNMADKLSSQIAQLEEYGDLQRQFTSDVSHELRTPLTTVRMAADMIEAESDSLPYGAQRASRLMSSELDRFEELLADLLEISRHDAGVADLSTAAIDLRSCVEAAYGQVEHLARELDVEVQLNLPEERIGVEADSRRLERILRNLLANAIDHSEGNPVAVDVAATDTAVGVTVTDHGVGLKPGQEELVFNRFWRADSSRKRHSGGTGLGLAIAREDAVLHGGTLDATGYEGFGSRFRLIIPRTPNTEVGEAPIAVEIPGAPVTSTADGSELAEPEAEAPEAQDTGAAAPDAGPASATPAISSGMSSPHVDKSEKGTDGEAEGDGILWPSERELNRGAAAPDRRAYKAPDFEGRRK